The nucleotide window AATGAATACATGGGTAGGGTCAGACGTGATTATaactttattttaaattataataagtTCATATTTTAGGGCTTAGGGTAAATTACACTTAaggatattaaatattattaagtttatatattgattactcaattttaaaaagttacataATAGTCATTGAagtattcaaaagttttcattcaaTTCATTGGACTATTAAAATCGTTATGTCCTTATTTGTTCGCATTGTTTGTACCAATCGAAAGCTCTCATTCCCCTTCTCttttattgtttaaattttttttttcataaaacaacTTTGAATATCACGAATCTACGAACCAAAATCCAAACAACTTTTTTCTCTGGTCTCCAACACCGCCTGTCAGATCGACTTGGACCTATAGTATATTTTTCTACTTGTCAATGGGTATTGACTGTCGAATTATCAACTGGAACTCACTAACtagatttaaaaaagaaaaaacttaACAATCCAGTGATTTCAATAAAGagttttgaatagtttagtgatttaaacaaaatctttcgaatagttcaataaccattttataatttttttaaaattaaatgaccaaaatgtaaacttactaataatttagtgactttaGGTGTAGTGTAGTTTACTCTAAATTTAATTGTTCCAATAAGTGGTGACCTCTGATGTAACACCAACTATTGTTCTTTTTCAGGAAGTGGACGGCCATCAAAATAGACCTGGAGAAGGCCTTTGATCGAGAACGATGGGACTTCATTGAGGCATCGCTCCATGTTGCAGGTATCCCTGTTTTTATACGTAATGCTATTATGCCTGCAATCTCTAGTTCCACTTTGTAGGTCTTGTGGAATGGTGTCCCTACCCAGAAATTTCGTCCAGCTAGAGGCGTTCGTCAAGGATGTCCTTTATCTCCTTACTTGTTCATTCTTTGCATGGAGTGGTTAGGTCTTAGTATTCGCAAGGCTATTGATGTTAGCAATTGGTCTCCTATTAGGCTGTCCCGTGATGGCCCACCATTATCCCACCTTTTCTTTGCTAATGACTTGATACTCTTTGGCCATGCAGATGATAACCAAGCTTGAGTCTTCAAACGTATTTTGGATGAATTCTGCGATTACTCAGGTCATCGGATTAATTCTCGTAAGACTAATATTTTTTTCTCTAAAGGAGTGGAAGATAACTTAGGGGAACATATTAGTCATTTCTTTGGTTTTCAAAAAGTTACTAATTTGGGGCATTACCTTGGAGTTCCACTTTGACACAACAAAGTCACTAATAGTACTCTGAATTTTGTGGTGGAAAGGGTTCATATAATAAACTTTCCAGTTGGGATGCAAGTTAGCTTTCTTTAGCTGGAAGGGTTACTTTGGCACAATCTGTTCTTCTCTCGATTCCTAGTTACTTCATGCAGACAATGATGGTTCCTAGAGGTATCTGTGAGGAGATCGAGTGCTTCGTTCAGAAATTTGTTTGGGGAACGCACAATGGCAGCTTAAAGACAACCTTGGTTAGTTGGGATTCGGTGTGCCAACCCAAGTCTCACGGAGGTCTTGGTCTTAGATAGTTGATAGATCATAATACCTCCTTCATGATGAAGGTTGGTTTTAACATCATTTCTAACACTAATGCCCTCTGGATTCAGGTGTTTCGTTCTAAATACAGAGTCCCTATTGGTTTACCTGATGATTTATCAAGGAGTAGATGTTCCTTCTTATGGAGATCCATCTCTAAGATATAGCCCCTCATTCGTGAAAGCATTATCTGGTCAGTCAGAGACGGAAGCAGCATCAGGTGTTGGCAGGATCCTTGGGTTCCTAATTGTGGCCCcctttttaaatttattctttattctGCTAACCCTTTTCTAGATTGTTCCCTTAATAGTATGGTTGCAGGTGATGGCTCTTGGAATCTTGATCTTTTCAGGTCTTGGGTTCCGAAGGAGATTATCAACAAAATAATAGGCGTCCCACCACCCCATCCTTCGTCTGGTCCTGATCGAATTATTTGGGGTGCTACCTCGACTGGCTACTTCTCCATCAAAAGTGCTTACGAGAAGGTTCGTGAAAACACTTTCAATGTAAAAGATCGGATATAGGAAATACCATGGAAGTTTCACGGCCTACATAGGATCTGCTTCTTCATTTGGTTGGCCCTAAAGCATCGTCTCTTAACAAACTCAAAGAGGGTAAGGCGTGGTTTTGGGAGCAGTAATGCCTGTAACCTTTGTGGTCATGACTGTGAAGATGTTGTGCACATACTCAGAGATTGTAATGCTGCCAGACGCATTTGGGACAAACTTATTCCGCAACAAAACCTTTCAAGTTTCTATTCTAGATCTTTTTTCGATTGGATGAGGAGTAATCTTCAGAGCCATCTCACTCCTCTGGATGGAATTGATTGGCCTTGTCTCTTTGGAATCATCGTGTGGCGTATTTGGAAGAACCGGAACCTGTTCATCTTCCAAGGTATTACTTGGAGTGTTgctgaaattattaaaatatcttatagctggGCGAAACAATATTCATCCACTTTACAGTTTTCATCTCATAAAGCTCGAGGTCATCTCCATAATTGGCTTTTACCTAACAGTTGGGTGAGTTTGAACACAAATGGTTCGATTAGATTTGATGAAGGGTTCGCCGCTGATGGTGGTTGTGTGAGAGATCATAATGGTGAGTGGATCATCGGGTTCGCTAAATATTTGGGTAATTGCATTGTTTTAGAGGCAGAGCTCTGGGGAATTCTAGATGGGCTGAATCTTATTTTGGATAGGAAAATCCTAATTCAAACTGATAGTACTGAAGCTATTAATGCAATTTTGGATAATACTTCGGGGAGTCCCAACTTTACCTTGGTTCGGAAAATTCACATTATCTTGAGGAAGATAAAGCAATGGAGAATTCAATATATTCCCAGAGAAGATAACTTAATTGCTGATAGTCTGGCTAAGTCTGTTTGTACTAGAAGAATAGGATTAAGATTATTTGAAGATCCTCCCTTGAGGGTCTAAGCTTTTATCTTGTATCTCTttttatcacaaaaaaaaaatattgttcTTTTTTCTCTCTCCAAAATGCAAAAATCACCTTACCATTAAATACCAAATTATTTCTCCCAAGCTAAATACATCGTTTTCTTTTTCGTATTCTTCATGTTTGGGGTCGGGCTACTCCTCTCAATAATGTCGACTTCAAGGTTTGAATCAATGTCTCCTCATAAGAATGCAATATATTTTACCATTACACTTAATACTTATTAATTAATAACCAACCAGACCATttaatagaaagaaaaaaaatgccaTATTCCAAACTTGAAGCTAGCATTTATGAGCCAACAACTGAATCCAAGGTTCAAAATAATAGAATCAAGTCTTTTCGTaaaattaggtaaatattccataaTGCATAAAACTATAAATGAATAGAGCATTTAATCAACAATTCAaggtaaataaataaacattatcGAATATGAACAAGACATGATCAATTCATTTATGTTTATGACCAAACTTATTTATACCCATTTAAAGTTCAATTATGCAGAAGTAATCTCGAACCTAAACTATAAAATCGACGTAAAGAATATCAAAGAATATTTATTATTagatttatcaaataaaataattttactactGCTTgtgtgtttattttatttataatataattattaataattattttattttttatatctaCAAATAAgaaatacatttatttattttttatttgtcaatattaaatttttatttttcatgaacaaactaatataatctcaaaaataaacataaaaacacATCAAATAAATCAACATAAATAACATTTTAAGTATTTTAACAAACATAAAAATATTTGGATTTATTTATTTTCCAAGAAATATCACATTGAACAAAGGACTGCCATTGTTGTATTTTCCAATCAGCCCTACACAACAAGACACTGCAATGCCATTGATTATTATGACAAAACCCAAAATCTAGCACATTCCGGATTTTCTAATGGCTAATGCATAAGTTTTAGGGAACAAAACTTTCAGCTCACCATTGGCAGCCTATTGCTCCCATCAAAAAATTTAATAGATTACATTCCCCATTTGCGTCCAAATAATAGTTGTAAAAATACCACCAAATTGACGGATTGTGTTAATATAGGAAGTACTGGATTTAAGTGTGTTGAaatgtattatttttttatttacggGTTAGGAGTTAGGAAAGTGCTATAGATAGGTTGGGAGTTAGGAAAGTGCTATGGATAATTTTAGATATTTTGTAAAAAAACAGATATAATTAAAACTCATAATAAAGTTAATCGAAAAAAATACCATCATGTTACAATTAAATTACCAGTccgttaaataaattaaattaagaatCAATCGATTAAATTGGTTAAATTCAGAACTAATGATTTGATTAATTCAACCATAAAACCCATTTCAAAAATCATGATTTCTatcaattttataattaaattcaaatttaattttttattatttaaataaattaaattcgaACTAGGCTAGTCTGAAGTTAAAATCTCTTCTTCAAGCAATGACTCAAGTTGACAACTTGATCTATAGAGAGGTATGTcgttaaagaaaaaaatttttaatgttatatAAACATAATATAGCATAGGTTTAAcctaaattaaaaatgaaatttgattaaatgtgtaATGAGATACATAAAATTTGATTTACTGTAATCGAATAcataaatatttgattttattcaattttcaaaacTATTAATACTGCTATTAACATAATACTATTTTTATGTTTACATattacaaatataaataattatatttattgaaatatatatatatttgatgaaAACTAAGTCCCGAAACAAATGTGGTAAAAAGAAATtaactaaattatgaaaatttgtgAAATCAacatccatatttcatattataaacaaaatttagacctaaattcaaaaatttatcctacaatatatatatatatatatatatatagatatacaataTGTAAAACCGTGGACTCCAGAGAATGGAGTAGAGGAAGTGGAGTTTGAAAGATAAAAACAAAGAAGGCTGAATTTAGAGAAAACCCGTGGACGGACCAACTCAGTTGGCTTGACTTGGACACACATTTTTATGACTTGTTGAGCTATGGAAACCACAAATTTCTTTGTGATACTTGCAGTCTTTCATTTGAGTTCCATCTTCACTGACAATTATCGGATAACAAAACTCACGTCATCTTATCCCTCTTCTCTCCATCCCTACACTAAATTTCTCAACACCCTTACATCTctcttttttacttttttactatttttagattatttttaataaaaagtaaattaGATTAAAagttaaataagttttttttaaattttatttattttataattaaaaattagttCAGATACATCAAAGATAAAGTACACATATAAAGTACACATAATGTGTCACATGTCACTATCTAATTATTCTATCAATCACATTGATTTTTAACTATACAAAtagattaattatttttttaaaataaataatttacttttaataTAATGTACATggactaatttatctatttttaagtaGAGGAgataaaatgcaatctaacttTTAATACAGGGCTTTCACGATATTTTTATTCAATACTTATAACGTAGGTGAAAATTTTtatgtaattaattttaaaatgattaatacAAAAGCTAATTATTATATTGGTTGAATTTTATTGTAAAAATAAGATAATAAAATGATGAGATCCTGTGTTTAAATCATCGTATGTtttattcaaaatataaaaagataaaaacagctccaaaataatatttttttgttttaaaactattatatatttttgataattttataatagAGTTGAAATTGATTAATAAGTAATATTATATCTTAATCAAATTAAAGAATGTGTAGATATTTATAGTTGTTGTAACCGaattaattgaatgtattagatAAATAAATGAACTAAATAAAATCTTGACTTGGATTTCTAAAAGTACAGCCTCCATCgatctaaatttattatttaataaaaataatattaaattaaattgtaaaaatatattaatataagaaCATTTTTAATGTTGTAACTAAGATAGAGCACActttaattcttaatacacaaaaGACAAATCTTAAAAGATAATtctaaatatgatatttaattatACATGTATTTACATTACTCTTGATGTCAtcctatattattttatattatataaaaggAAGAACTTTGGTGCATGGTATCACGTTTactgctaaaaaaaaaaaaaaaaaaagatagagaAAAACATGAATGGGGGACCCAAAGCTATGAATCAAAACCTGAGCCAGAAACAACCGGTCAGCATACGTTTTCTTTTTGTCTTTCTCATTTTCCTTATTGCCTACTTTTCATTTGTTGGTTGATTAATATGTATGAGATTAACAAGTTTTCTTAATTATCAggaaaaaaaaatcttttaaaaattgtATTTATTAGGATTAAGGACCAGCTATGTTGATATAGTATTTGATGATGATTCATAAAAGAATGTGGAGAGTTGTTGTAAGCATGTAAAATTTTGGGATCAAAatgtaattatattatatattaatttaaaattttataaagtttaaagagttaaaattaaaaattttcattttaaaataccTACCAACCCTCTTAGCAGCGCCCTTGGTACCATTCGTACCAACTAGAATGTCTTGTTTCAGTAATAAATTGAAACAATAaagtttaagttttgttttcgTATAAACTTTGATTGCTACCAATCATACCAATGCACGTTGGCATAAAAAATGGTGTTTTTTAGTCATTTAGGTAGCaaggtttaaatagttaattaacttAAAGAAGTCAATTCTGTATTGATACCACTCATGCTAATCAAAATGTTTCGTAATGATGGTAAACCGAAAAAAAAAGAAGCTAAACTTCATTTGGTATAAATTTCTATCGATACTGGTCACACCAATGTGTACGTAGTAATAGATTTTGTTGATACCACCTGAAATGTATCAAGTGGTCTAGAAAATGTTTTTTGAGActaaaaatatcaattttatcTAATATATGCCTTTACTAATTACTAATTAATGCCTTCGCAATCAATTATGTGTAGCATAAGTAAAGATTTATATGCTAATTTTTTTTAAGCCTTAAAACTAGCAATGTTTAGTAATCTGTGTTATAACCACCATCCTCAAACAGAATGTCTTGAATCTTCCTTGGAGGCATATCATAAGTACGTACCCCAAGTTCCTCTGATAACATGAACGTCGATCGCCCTTAAATCTGCTGCCCTCTTAGCCTCTCGATACACATGTTTGATTTTCACATCCCATGGTCGATTAAAAAGCTCCTTAATCGTCTGGACCAACGATAAACAAAAATGATTCGCAGCATTATCTGTCAACATGTGCACTACTCTTATATTTCTAGACTAGATTCCAAACCCCATTTGATTCATTCCACTCACCTTTTGTCAAACGTCTATAGGCATTACTCTTAAACGTAGTAATTGTTAAATTTAGTGCTGAAGtatattcattttttttatttgtaatttttttgaataaattgacttaataatatttattaattatattaatactcTTTTTATATTGCTCTCAAAGTTTTTACACGTAAAgtaaaatgaaaacaaatattAACTAATTGGtcgtctaatgtttaactaatgctAAGCTATATTACGTGGTCGGATCATAATATAAAAGACAATTTATATTAATAGATGAAACTAAACATATCTTTAGTATAATCGGAAATAAGCAAACTGATTGAAAGGCTAATATATCGTCATTGAGTATATCAAATACGACTCAAATAGAATAAATTCTAAATCTTTTATAAATTTATCTTCATACTGTGACGTACCTTAATTTTGAGTGAAtgatgaattatatatgtttgactCGTATATGAAATTAATGACATAAGATTTTTCTATCATTTATAAGGCAGACAAGGAGAATAAAGGCCCTGATGCTCTTTCTCGAAGGCCCCAATCTGCCGATTTCTTGGCATTGGCTACCCCATTTCAGCTTGGATTTACCAGAGACATCAAGCAAGCTCTTGCTGCCAGTTCTTCATATTTTCCGGATTTTTCTGTAGTGGGTTAGAACTTTTACTACAGAATCAATTCGTCATACTTGCAACCTTTTGTAAATACCATAAACTTACCCTTAATACATGCATTATATGAACTTTGGCATAGTAGGTGTCGTGGTTAGGTTAAAATTGATTTTTTACTATTTAACCCAATTTAACCCTAATATATTAGTGTTGACATCCATTGAGGGTGacttttttagaaaatttttaccaTGCATCGATATCAAGTTCAATATAATGTATTTATTAAGATTTAACCATtagtaaaaaataattttatattaattacagGTTATATATAACTTTGACGCTCATAAGTATCGAGATAACTTAATCTTtacataattattatttaaattgtatTGAGACAATAAAAACTGTGCAGTGCAAATTTTACGATATTGAGCTTAATATCTATACTCTTAAAaatcaataatattaaaatttaaaaaaaaacaaaacaacaaGATAACGTATATCTTTTTGAAAGGCATAAAAGAATTTGAAAGTTGATCTGATACTATAGAAACTTTCTTGCTTGCATTAATCTTTTAtcatttacttttattatttctaaactgagtaaaaattcatcaaaaaaatttaaaagaaatttgaattttgaaataattGAATTGAGTTATTCGATTTTTTGAGTCAACTCGAATAGTAATTCGAGTTTCGATTTTGAGTTGTGTTAAACTcttcaatttgaataattcaatAACTCATATAATAAATTGATGTAAATACTTCTTTAGTCCcagtttaattttgaaattgagcAAATTAGTCTCttacaataaaaatttaaaaatttcagaaaattaaaaataatttttaaaagtcaaaatatttttaaaataaatatttattaaaaattataaaataaaaattctaaaaagttgtaaagaatatataaaaagtTAAACAAATTCTAAAACAATAATGTTAGGAGCTAAAATAaagtaaattatttttcttttattttactttgaaaaagttttcaaatatatataattttaaatttatatactctAAATAGAATTAATTATAtagtaaaaaatttaatttaatattttaatatttaatttaactcTAACAATTTAActctatttaatttaaattttcttttattcaacttaatttatttttaaatcaaattaaaatgatataataaaacTGATAGACTTgattaacttaaatttttttacttaattacatCTTATCCTTACGCTACTTAAGCTTGGAAGTAATGATCACCTACAGCCCAAAACAGAAAGTGTTAGTGAGTTACTCTCTGGCTCCAATCTTCCCTTACACGTGTTCTCGGAAAActcattaaataataattatttattaagaGTTAAAATAGGAATTCAATAGTTAGAAGGAAGatctaattttaaatttcattcttaCTTTACTGCTTAGATAGAAAGATATCATTttgaattctatttttttttaagaaaataatgctttttattttaatttatcataatttaattttcatagaattaattaaataatactgATAAGtttgttattaaattattatcaaaaattaatagttaaacaatttatataaaaaattaacaaaaactaaTAATTCTATTATTTACATTTACATTTAACAAATTAACAAAAATCAATTAATTGTGTTAACATGTTTATCGGCAATAGGATTGATTAGTAACAAATTGAAGCAGAATGAGTAACTTTTTAGTTGTTGTAAAGTAGAGGGACTAAATATAGAATTAGACCTAGCAATAACTTGTATAAATAGGGCAGTGAAACGGCCCAGTAGCGAGCATATAAAGTAATGCAATCTTTTGAAATTTGGAGAGAGAGATCAAAGGTAGGGAATGCAGAGAGATGATAAGGGCATCGTTGGAAAGGCCTGAACTGTGCCGCCACGGTAAGCGGTCCGTCCGCCGCAGGGATTGCCACCGTAAACACGTTGAAGACGGGTGaatattttcattcattcattcctATCCCTATTCCTACTCTCTCaaagacacttttttttttgctgTATTGTATCTCTTGATTGACAAAAATGGCGGATAaagctaaaaataataaaaacccgGGTTTGCTTCACGGAAAATACGAGCTTGGTCGGATGTTGGGTCATGGTACTTTCGCCAAAGTTTACCATGCACGGAATCTTCAGACAGGGAAGAACGTTGCCATGAAAGTCGTCGGCAAAGAAAAAGTGATAAACGCTGGTATGACGGAGCAGATCAAGCGTGAGATTTCCGTCATGAAAATGGTGAAACATCCGAATATAGTCGAATTGCATGAAGTTATGGCAACTAAAACCAAGATTTACTTCGCCATGGAACTTGTCCGTGGCGGAGAACTTTTCTCTAAAGTCGCTAAAGGCCGGCTCGATGAAGACTCGGCGAGACTTTACTTTCAACAATTGGTTTCCGCCATCGATTTCTGCCATAGCCGCGGCGTTTACCACCGTGATTTGAAGCCTGAGAATTTGCTGTTAGACGAAGATGGAAACCTGAAAGTTGCTGATTTCGGACTCAGTGCTTTCTCGGAACATTTGAAACAAGATGGGTTATTGCATACAAGTTGTGGAACACCAGCTTATGTTGCCCCTGAAGTTATTGGGAAGAAAGGATATGATGGAGCCAAGGTTGATATTTGGTCTTGTGGTGTTATCCTTTATGTTCTTCTTGCTGGGTTCTTGCCATTTCAAGATGATAACTTGATTGCCATGTATAGAAAGATTTACAGAGGAGATTTCAAATGTCCGCCATGGTTTTCTTCTGAAGCTCGCAGATTAATCACTAAGCTTTTAGACCCTAACCCGAAGACTCGAATCACCATCTCGAAGATCATGGACTCGTCCTGGTTCAAGAAATCTACACCCAAGGTGGTTAAACTCAAAACCAAGGAAGACCCAGAATTTGAACATTTCAATGGCGACAAATCATCAAAGCCTGAGACATTGAACGCCTTTCATATCATTTCATTATCCGATGGCTTTGATTTATCGCCGTTGTTCGaagagaaaaagagagaagagAAACAAGAGCTGAGATTCGCTACAACCAGGCCGGCGAGCAGTGTGATATCGAGACTGGAAGAGGTGGCCAAGTCGTTGAAGTTCAGTGTGAAGAAGAACGAGTCGAGAGTGAGGTTGCAGGGTCAGGAATGTGGGAGGAAAGGGAAATTAGCAGTGGCCGCCGATATATTCACGGTGACGCCCTCGTTCCTGGTGGTGGAAGTTAAAAAGGACAACGGCGATACCCTAGAATACAACCAGTTTTGCAGTAAAGAGCTCCGACCGGCGCTTAAAGACATCGTGTGGACGTCACCCGCCGAGAACTCGACACTTGCTTGATTAGTGTACAAACAAAAAACAAGTACCGAggtctaaaatatatatttatcttgattTAGACCATTGATTAATGATATTGTTGTTGTTACATTTTGGACCCAAAATGGAAACAGAGGATGCTTATAGTTCTGTTTATGCTGATGTAATGTTTTTCACGTTTATGTTGTCATCAACAGTTTCTCTGCATTTTCTTATTGATGTTTTTAATCATTGATTTAATATCATATCATGGTCCATTTAAGCACTAATTAATTTGCCGACGTCCGCCCGCAAAGCAAGTTCATGGAAGCTTTTGAAATATGGTAATCATCATTGGTAGGAAACAAGAAAAATGAAAAGATAAAAAGTAAAGGTTTTTAACAATTACCTGTTCACTAGAATTAATCATGTGGAGTTGACTTAAAGATTGAGTCAATGTAAATTTTAATtcgtttttcaatttatatttttacttaatttttctcatttttcaAACGTAATTATTTAAGCATTTAATATTTATATCTtatgtaaataaatttaaaattacagTATAATACTTatgataatttatataaaatataagataagttaaaatataataaaaataacatattaaaaaaattaaaacatgataGGGTATAAATAGtaacaataaaatgaaataaatatatgATTTGTATGAGCTCTCTGCATACTGTTGatctataaataatatatatgctAATTGTTTTGGTAcacaatttaaaaatatttttttctaagttgagtcattataataaaattatttaaattatataaaatcataTAAGTGTGATGCAACAATATGaacataatttttttctaaaattaattgAGAT belongs to Gossypium arboreum isolate Shixiya-1 chromosome 7, ASM2569848v2, whole genome shotgun sequence and includes:
- the LOC108451761 gene encoding CBL-interacting serine/threonine-protein kinase 6-like, whose amino-acid sequence is MADKAKNNKNPGLLHGKYELGRMLGHGTFAKVYHARNLQTGKNVAMKVVGKEKVINAGMTEQIKREISVMKMVKHPNIVELHEVMATKTKIYFAMELVRGGELFSKVAKGRLDEDSARLYFQQLVSAIDFCHSRGVYHRDLKPENLLLDEDGNLKVADFGLSAFSEHLKQDGLLHTSCGTPAYVAPEVIGKKGYDGAKVDIWSCGVILYVLLAGFLPFQDDNLIAMYRKIYRGDFKCPPWFSSEARRLITKLLDPNPKTRITISKIMDSSWFKKSTPKVVKLKTKEDPEFEHFNGDKSSKPETLNAFHIISLSDGFDLSPLFEEKKREEKQELRFATTRPASSVISRLEEVAKSLKFSVKKNESRVRLQGQECGRKGKLAVAADIFTVTPSFLVVEVKKDNGDTLEYNQFCSKELRPALKDIVWTSPAENSTLA